A single window of Thermovirga sp. DNA harbors:
- a CDS encoding MFS transporter, which yields MTLISVLGVASVTPAFPTMIRALGVNQEDAAWLISAFTIPGLIFTPVVGLLSDRYGRKKVLIPCLFLFGAAGGTCFLVRNFGLLVFLRFLQGVGSAPLNVLNATLIGDLFKGDERPAALGYNTSVIGVGAALFPAFGGLLAMIGWNYPFLLALLAIPVGAWAYLGLDEGERFLEKNRPTEGSSSSLLGGLADKGIPLQRFITMMVFVIQFGGFITFLPFFLESGYGATPLTIGMISAAMSISGAVTSSRAGWLSTRFSGRSLMSAAFILYGSAFLFILRAPDCCGMIVPAVLFGVGQGINIPNLLTALTDRAPEGSRATVLSLNSMTLRLGQTLGPPLFGMIFASRGIEAVFITGAVMAVGMAVVVFWFLGGNKDRP from the coding sequence GTGACGCTGATCTCGGTACTGGGCGTCGCGAGCGTCACACCTGCTTTCCCGACGATGATCCGCGCCCTGGGGGTCAACCAGGAGGACGCGGCGTGGCTCATCTCGGCCTTCACGATTCCGGGACTTATATTCACTCCCGTCGTGGGCCTTCTTTCTGACCGCTACGGAAGGAAGAAGGTCCTCATCCCGTGCCTTTTTCTTTTCGGGGCGGCGGGTGGAACCTGCTTTCTTGTTCGCAACTTTGGTCTTCTCGTCTTCCTCAGGTTTTTACAGGGAGTCGGATCGGCGCCCCTGAACGTCCTGAACGCGACCCTGATCGGGGACCTTTTCAAGGGCGACGAAAGGCCGGCGGCCCTGGGCTACAACACCAGCGTCATCGGGGTAGGCGCCGCTCTCTTCCCCGCCTTTGGCGGCCTGCTGGCCATGATCGGCTGGAACTATCCCTTCCTGCTCGCCCTCCTGGCCATCCCGGTGGGGGCCTGGGCATACCTGGGACTCGATGAGGGTGAACGGTTTCTGGAGAAAAACAGGCCGACGGAGGGGTCATCCTCCTCTCTCCTTGGGGGACTTGCCGACAAAGGAATCCCCTTACAGCGCTTCATCACGATGATGGTCTTCGTGATCCAGTTCGGCGGGTTCATCACCTTCCTGCCCTTCTTCCTGGAATCCGGCTACGGCGCGACACCCCTCACGATAGGAATGATATCGGCCGCCATGTCCATCTCCGGGGCTGTCACCTCGTCGAGGGCAGGGTGGCTCTCGACCCGCTTCAGCGGCCGCTCCCTCATGTCAGCGGCCTTCATCCTTTACGGATCGGCGTTTTTGTTCATCCTCCGTGCGCCCGACTGTTGCGGCATGATAGTCCCCGCGGTCCTCTTCGGCGTGGGGCAGGGGATCAACATCCCGAACCTGCTCACGGCCCTCACCGATAGGGCCCCCGAGGGGAGCCGGGCGACGGTCCTGTCCCTCAACAGCATGACCCTGAGGCTGGGGCAAACCCTTGGTCCGCCCCTTTTCGGGATGATCTTCGCCTCGAGGGGCATAGAGGCGGTCTTCATCACCGGAGCTGTTATGGCCGTAGGCATGGCGGTGGTCGTTTTTTGGTTTTTGGGAGGGAATAAGGATAGACCGTAA
- a CDS encoding nitroreductase family protein, whose product MENRTLEVILSRRSIRKYTDRTVEEATLETLLRAGMSAPSAHDQRPWEFLLIDDRETLHAITLFHPYSKMLHKASAAIVVCGHTTNIKSTRFWPQDCAAATMNILLAAHALGVGSVWLGVYPMERLVSKVRALLGVPEDVTPFSIVSLGYPAEEKEPSKRYDPARVHRNRW is encoded by the coding sequence ATGGAGAACAGGACCCTCGAAGTCATACTCTCGAGGAGAAGCATCAGGAAATACACCGATAGGACCGTCGAGGAGGCAACCCTGGAGACCCTGCTCCGTGCCGGGATGAGTGCGCCGAGCGCCCACGACCAACGGCCCTGGGAGTTCCTTTTGATCGATGATAGGGAAACTCTCCATGCCATTACGCTGTTCCACCCCTACTCCAAGATGCTCCACAAGGCATCCGCTGCAATTGTTGTTTGCGGCCATACCACGAATATCAAGTCTACCCGTTTCTGGCCCCAGGACTGCGCGGCGGCGACGATGAACATCCTGCTGGCCGCCCACGCCCTTGGGGTCGGATCGGTGTGGCTCGGGGTATATCCCATGGAGCGCCTTGTCTCCAAGGTAAGGGCACTGCTGGGTGTCCCGGAGGACGTTACGCCCTTTTCGATAGTCTCCCTCGGGTATCCCGCCGAGGAAAAGGAACCCTCCAAAAGATACGACCCCGCCAGGGTACATAGAAATCGCTGGTAG
- a CDS encoding GGDEF domain-containing protein: VLSGWYATMFVTDILFGYHPVDRVDLALALVLFACSFAAAPVPSTRKRSFQGLSALAGLLLMSSSPLFFTALGTPLSILLLRHVMTLFFCVLVAPYFLKPKGFAFFLVLLYNALCFYYPVLRTRELDETMAYVIVTYSFSLLFAYFFLDILRMNLDHVSSLIAAKRDAEDRALRDDLTGVYNRRYCDNLLRVLIENETEKALLFIDLDDYQNIYQVHGHLVGDAYLKRSAEAILESIRSGDVVSRFGGNQFVVVLDSSDLSLAETVARRIIEAVGEVIPEFGAISVGATKVIPGITQQAVLVNADMALYRSKRSPSGGISIVDPANPRIEPDHWPETGMTPQER, from the coding sequence TCGTGCTTTCCGGTTGGTACGCCACGATGTTCGTCACCGACATACTCTTCGGGTATCACCCCGTTGACCGGGTCGACCTGGCCCTGGCCCTCGTCCTTTTTGCCTGCTCCTTCGCGGCTGCGCCCGTGCCATCCACTAGGAAGCGATCCTTCCAGGGGTTATCGGCCCTGGCGGGGCTGCTCCTGATGTCTTCCTCCCCGCTCTTTTTCACCGCGCTGGGCACTCCCTTGAGCATCCTCCTGCTGCGGCACGTTATGACCCTATTCTTCTGCGTCCTGGTGGCGCCCTATTTTCTGAAGCCAAAGGGATTCGCCTTTTTCCTGGTCCTCCTGTACAACGCCCTGTGCTTCTACTATCCCGTGCTCCGAACAAGGGAACTGGACGAGACCATGGCCTATGTGATAGTAACCTACTCCTTCTCCCTCCTCTTTGCCTACTTCTTCCTGGACATCCTGAGGATGAACCTGGACCACGTCTCCTCCCTCATAGCCGCGAAAAGGGATGCCGAGGACAGGGCCCTCAGGGACGACCTCACGGGGGTCTACAACAGGAGGTACTGCGACAACCTCCTAAGGGTGCTCATAGAGAACGAGACCGAAAAAGCTCTCCTCTTCATCGACCTCGACGACTACCAGAACATATACCAGGTTCACGGTCACCTGGTGGGCGACGCCTACCTCAAGAGATCCGCCGAAGCCATATTGGAATCGATTAGATCCGGCGACGTCGTCTCCCGTTTCGGCGGGAACCAGTTCGTGGTGGTCCTCGACAGCAGTGACCTCTCCCTGGCCGAGACGGTGGCCAGGAGGATCATCGAGGCCGTTGGGGAAGTGATCCCCGAATTCGGGGCCATCTCCGTGGGAGCGACCAAGGTCATACCGGGGATAACCCAACAAGCCGTGCTGGTCAACGCCGATATGGCTCTCTACCGGTCAAAGCGTTCTCCTTCGGGGGGCATCTCCATTGTGGACCCTGCCAACCCCAGGATTGAGCCGGACCACTGGCCCGAAACCGGTATGACTCCCCAGGAAAGATGA